GCATCCAGCCTGGCGTTGTTGCCAAGGTTAATGAAGAGATGCGTCGTGCGGCTGTTCGGATTTCCGGTTGCTGCAAACGCCACCGTGCCGCGCGTATTTGATGTCTTCACGCGATCGTCGGGAATCGTAACGTCCCACTTTTTGGTGACGGCCGGATTGGCCGCGGCGCCCCACTGCACGACGAACCCGGGAACGACGCGGTAGAAGCGAGCACCGTCGAAGTATTTCGCCTTCACAAGCTCGTAAAATCGTTGCGCCCCATGCGGTGCAAGGCTGCGATCGACGTCGATGATAATGGGCCCCTCGCTGGTGTCGAACAGAACGCGAAAGGTTTTCGCGGGAACGCTAGCTGACGGGGACGGCTTTGCAACAAGCGTAGAGCCGATGAACGCGAGCGCCAAAATGGCGACAACTGATAATCTCGTACGCAACAACACCATGTGCAAATTCTCAAATATCCGTCCGGTCCCTCTTGACGATGGCACGCGGGTTGCGATATTATACCGTCAGGCGGTATAACGTAAAGCGATATATGGAAACCGATCTTTCTGTCTTCGTCGAACCGGCGCTGCTCATTCTTATCAGCCTGGCTGACCGACCGAAACACGGCTATTCGATCATGCAAGACGTCCAGGAAATGACTGGATGGGCGATGCGACCGGGCACGCTCTACGGCGCGCTCGGCCGCATGGGGCGCGTCGGCTGGATCGAGGAAACGAAGAGTGAAGATTACCGTCGCCGGCCTTACGCGTTGACTAGCGACGGCCAAGCCGAGTTGGCACGTCAACTCGCCATTTTGAACACGCTCGCGCAAACCGGCCTGAAACGAAGCAAGAAACTTTCTAAGACTCGGAGGATACTCTCGC
This Candidatus Eremiobacterota bacterium DNA region includes the following protein-coding sequences:
- a CDS encoding peptidylprolyl isomerase, yielding MVLLRTRLSVVAILALAFIGSTLVAKPSPSASVPAKTFRVLFDTSEGPIIIDVDRSLAPHGAQRFYELVKAKYFDGARFYRVVPGFVVQWGAAANPAVTKKWDVTIPDDRVKTSNTRGTVAFAATGNPNSRTTHLFINLGNNARLDAMGFAPIGRVSSGMPAVGRIYAGYGEQPDQGLIASGGNAYLKKNFPRLDYIKTARIVGGSG
- a CDS encoding helix-turn-helix transcriptional regulator gives rise to the protein METDLSVFVEPALLILISLADRPKHGYSIMQDVQEMTGWAMRPGTLYGALGRMGRVGWIEETKSEDYRRRPYALTSDGQAELARQLAILNTLAQTGLKRSKKLSKTRRILSQ